In Gossypium hirsutum isolate 1008001.06 chromosome D01, Gossypium_hirsutum_v2.1, whole genome shotgun sequence, the genomic window CTATGGATGTTCATTGCTTTTGGAGGATCTGGagcatttaaaatatttgaatgtaTTGACTCTTACTTTTAGAAGCGCTTCGGAGTTGGAAAAAGCTTCGAGGTTCAACAAGTTCTTTAGCTGTGCCATTGAACATGTAAGCCTTCTAGATTTCAGAGATTCAAGGTCACTGAATATTTTGGCTTTAGCAAATCTGCAGAACCTATATTCTATAAAATGTACGAATTGTATGGATCTGAAAGAAGTGAAGATCGAAAGCAACATAGTTGAAGGTGCAAGATACTTCCATAGCTTTCGATTTGTAGGCCTAACCTATTGCAAACAAATGAGGGATGTGAGTTGGGTAATTTTTGCTCCACATTTGGAAAAACTACTTATACGTGGTTGTAACAGTTTAGAAGAAATTATTAGTGAGGAAAAACTTGATGAAGTCACTGAGTCGAAGGCAAATACGAACTTATTTTCTAGGCTCGAGGAGTTGGATCTATGTCGTCTGCCTAAAATGAAGACAATATACTACCATGCTCTGCCTTTCCCACAGCTGAAGAAAATATCAATTGTAAAATGCCCAATGCTGAAGAAGCTCCTACTAAACTCCAATAGTGCAAAAGGACAGAGACTCATCATTAAAGGAGAGAAGGGGTGGTGGAAAGATGTAGAATGGGAGGATGAATCCACTCGAACTGCTTTTCTCCCCTCTTTCAAACCTCAGTAATCTATGAAATGTTGGATATTAATTAAGGCTTAAAGCCATTATTGTATCATTGCATACCTCACTGTAAGTTCTATTTTGCATATCTTTAAATTAcatgtaatttataataaaatgtttGAATTTGAGAGTATATCATGTTGGTTTTCTCTATTTTTGCTTCTCCCAAAGAGCAGAGCTCAAATATTACCTTATTTCATTATGATGGTTCTGCTTCAAACTTACCTTTTCCAAAGGAGCTGATGCATTTATGGAAGGACTTGAAGTCTTTGCGTCTTGTTGTATAATTCGACCATGTGAAATTTCACCTGAGTAAGATAAAACAAAGGAATTGTCTCATCTATAAATCAAACTTGAAATGATATGCACATCTGTCAGTAGATAACataatttctttcccctttttcAGACCACATGCCATAAGTCAGAAACATAACCATCGTAGTTACCTTTGGTAACAGGTTCCTCTGTCAATCCAGAAGACTGCATTTCTAATATACAGACTTCAGGCTCCGTTTATCAATAAGTTGGAAGGATTATCAAAGAAAGGCTAAAAGACAAAGAAGGCATGCAAAGGTTTAATCACTTACAGCAAACTGGTTAGTTAAATCCTGATGCATATATTTATTGGACATCTCTTCAATTGGTTCTTTGCCTTCGGACTGCTGTTGTTGTTTCCTTCACTCAGACTCATACACCTATTTCATAAGTGACACATTCAACATACATTTGTATTAGCAGGTAAAAAGCACCAAGTCCCAACATTACCTCTCAATATCTTCGACCATGATCAAGATAACTGTAACCTTCATCTTTTTTCCTATGAAAACCAGCTTTAGTCAGCTCATCTTCATCACCATCACTTTCAGCAGCTTTACTCAACTCATCTTCAGCTGAAGTTCTTCTTTCTCAAGTTCTTCCAACCTTGACATTATACTGCCATGCTCTGCCTTTTCCACAGCCGAAGGAGATATCAATTGTATAAGAAGCTCCCACTAAACTCCGATACTGCAAAAGGACAAACGCTCATCATTTTAGAAGATGAGTAGTGGTGGAAAAATGTAGAATGAGAAGATGAATCCATTCAAATtgcttttctcctttttttcatACCTCTGTAAACTACAAATGCTGTCTATTTTGTTGTCAAATAACGATAGTTATTCAAATAACAAGTAGGATTTTATTGTCAAATATGTATCATTAAACATATGGTCTTATATTTAGTGGCCTTCGTCTTCCAATGCCGTCTCTTGTGTTCCCTTTTCTGATCATTGTTTAAGTGGCAATAATGGTGCTTGTATGAATGCTACTGATTCAGTCCTATCAGTAAGTGAGAAAAGCATTTTTTGGAACTCTAGCTCCCATTTGGATAACAAAAACGTCCAAGGCTGTAGGTGCTTTAGTTCTTTACTTCTCTTTACATTCCTAGAACAGGGATTTCATTTGCTGATGAATTGCTAGGATGCTTCTCTTTACATGCTGCTATTAgtattcctttctcttttttttgatgGGATCTTAGTTCTCCTCAATAATGCAAGTTGTCAATGAGGGGAGTGGTTTCCACACAAAAGACAAGAATTTCCTTGCATCTGTCATAACTCCTCAGCATGCCAAATTGGAATTCAGACTTTAGAATAAAATTCAGGTTTTAAAATTGCAGATTCACTGGTTGATTGCAAGTGGCCAATAAGGGGAATGGTTTCCACACAAAAGACAAGATCCTTTTATCTGTCATACATATCAGCATGCCAAATTGGGCATACCGTCCACCCATAATGCCCTGCCCAAAGTTACCAAAGAAAGTGGAACCCTTGAAAGAGAAAGAGAGATGTTGGTCCAACATGTGAATTCCTTTATGaatgaataaattcataataacTTCAAACTTTATAATATTATAACCTTTTaggtatcaaaatatataacttttctaaaatacaagtatcacattaaaaaaattatcaaacttgtaaaaaatgatatattaagATTTCCATAAGTATCTGTTGAgcatggactgcaatgcaacagtCGACGATGATGCTGACCAGCAGCTGCAGCAGATTAGCATGCGAGCAGGACCAGAAGCAGCTTAGTCAATTAGTTtactttttttgttcattttgtaatGTTATCTTAGCTGAAATGTAACTAAACTTTAGAGTTGTTAGGATATGAATTTGATGGATGTAATGGCTGAATTATTCAGCTTTTCAATTTGTATCATTTTGTATTGCAACTTGCTAAAACTGATGGGAGCAGTTACAAGTTTAGGTAACTGTCATACCAATTTTGTAACACTTTATatttcaaatgaaatgaaaagtaaatgtatACCATTCGGTTacatgtttttgtttttctttgtttttctctgCTTGCTGTTTGAGAGCTTATGCTCTTTgtgtttcatttgttttgtttactgccattgttccaacagtATCAAA contains:
- the LOC107928901 gene encoding probable disease resistance protein At1g12290, whose translation is MEHLKYLNVLTLTFRSASELEKASRFNKFFSCAIEHVSLLDFRDSRSLNILALANLQNLYSIKCTNCMDLKEVKIESNIVEGARYFHSFRFVGLTYCKQMRDVSWVIFAPHLEKLLIRGCNSLEEIISEEKLDEVTESKANTNLFSRLEELDLCRLPKMKTIYYHALPFPQLKKISIVKCPMLKKLLLNSNSAKGQRLIIKGEKGWWKDVEWEDESTRTAFLPSFKPQ